Proteins co-encoded in one Christiangramia fulva genomic window:
- a CDS encoding ATP-binding protein has product MKLTKEQEAEIMPIYEKWWHSYLNGDVKTYDHYLDDHYRFVGSTEAEDFLNKLDTTKFFDDTAEQLAGKTQKRNSKLTTEYYDGIVFITELADAYLLFGDEWTFYGKFRFSSMLRKRPDGWRFIYQHFSVPDSKAQEGETIGFEQVSKENQELRDAIKRRTAELENKNRELEIETALERVRARTMAMQHSNELTEASEILDEQVRALGIQTWGCAFHIYANDPDGDYEWFSSREGTLPFYKTPRKNFFLKFYEKGKAGEAFHVEEFIGEDCKAHYEFLMTIPVMGDALREIVASGGQLPESQFDHIAFFKHGFLLFITYKPVPESHSIFQRFAKVFEQTYTRFLDLQKAEAQAKEAKIEAALERVRSRTMAMQHSDELQEAAILMFDQIAGLDVNLIGCGFNIWDEDQKSATAWMSGLNRIQLPFKTSSSEDIFKRIYEAAQRGDTLFVEEQSGEELEAHYKYMASIPEFQKIIDNLAVEGLTTPSFQVMHCAFFQQGYLMFITPEPMLEAKEVFKRFAKVFEQTYTRFLDLQKAEAQAREAQIEAGLERVRARSMAMQRTDELQEAAEVLNDELIRLGLRKINQCGYGIYNEEKGNQVLWLTRPGGTSREKFTLPIQGETILNERYNSWKQGDPLCHQKVTKKQFESHLNLVFDQLGSKVAQDIARKEMPDNPHFYCANFRDGYLHIVADEALDTEQEQIMVRFARVFSQTYTRFLDLQKAEAQAREAQIEAGLERVRSRTMAMQSSEELADVAFVLFEQLRGLGGNLWGTGFGLCKKDSDMDSFWFANEHGVFPPVSIPNTTDPAHKQMFEGWKAGKDILTIEAGGKKLKRHYEYMLSLPEVKPFFQKIIDEGLTFPKWQQWNAAYFEHGYLLIISLEPYSNAEVLVRFAKVFDQTYTRFLDLKKAEAQAREAKIEAALERVRARTMAMHKSAELKEVIQLIYDQFGFLGINIEHTGFILDYKENEDMHIWLADQQNIPAQVVIPYFDAPHWNSFKKAKGKGENFFVNHHDAAKTRDFYQKLFKVVPDFPEEEKEFYLSRPGLDISTVLGDNIGLYIERFSGKSFSDQDNSILRRFAKVFEQTYTRFLDLQKAEAQAREAKIETALEKVRSRSLAMHNSDELNEVVKVLFEKMTELEIPSTAVGIQTFSEDSKDMQCFICGDVGTGMVIDQYLLPYFDHPILNDYLEAYEKSPDYYVGTYSKKEKDSLYEVVLDLPELKDIPAEVKTMIRESEFYEITMVPAKKSLLAVNDFQGNPLSESQISILKRFAKVFDQAFIRFLDLQNVEERAREAQIEAALERVRSRTMAMHKSEELAETAAVLFEQLRILGNTPERINLGIFKEEENLIEWWITTQDGLLIENNFITKFDDHPVLMGMFKAWKEKKKSNVIKLQGEDVKDWVQYITKVLGMPVYPELVKEQRVLSSAYFSQGLIGTTTSNPLQMETIGLLERFAAVFQQTYTRFLDLQKAEAQAKEAKIETALEKIRSRTMGMQSSEELPEVANLLFLEVQDLGIPAWSCGYCILMEDRGSSTCIMSSEGTLQKPFLLRHTGEASFLEWDGFVHSDKTFFTQELEGDAIESHYNYMKSLPQLKLIFQELIDAGLSLPTYQINHLCKFSHGFLLFITYEPVPDAHDIFRRFTKVFDQTYTRFLDLEKAEAREKEAVKQASLDRVRGEIASMRTTKDLERITPVIWKELTVLGVPFFRCGVFIIREDEEMVHAYLSKPDGASVAAIHIPFDDKDNKLIEPMIQNWRQQKTFKEKWDRKQFIQQTRLFVDKGQIENPQSYPIVNTPPENLVLHLVPFKQGMLYIGHEEDLTKEQISLVESLSKAFSVAYSRYEDFKALENTKNSLEHTIKDLKSTQAQLIQAEKMASLGQLTAGIAHEIKNPLNFVNNFSEVSKELLEEMSEELKNGNYDLVAEIAGDVNQNLEKILHHGKRADGIVKGMLEHSRSSSGKKEEINVNSFVDEYLRLAYHGLRAKDKSFNATMKTDFDPKTGKIEAVPQELGRVILNLVTNAFYAVSEKKILSKAQKNNEYEPRVWISTRRTKDQIEIKVRDNGMGIPEEIREKIFQPFFTTKPTGEGTGLGLSLSYDIVKAHGGKIEIKSTPGQGSTFIIQLPK; this is encoded by the coding sequence ATGAAATTAACAAAAGAACAGGAAGCGGAAATCATGCCGATCTATGAGAAGTGGTGGCATAGCTACTTGAATGGTGATGTAAAAACCTATGATCATTATCTGGATGATCACTACCGATTTGTTGGTTCTACAGAGGCAGAAGATTTTTTGAACAAACTGGATACCACCAAATTCTTTGATGATACGGCAGAACAACTTGCTGGAAAAACCCAAAAAAGAAACAGTAAACTTACTACAGAATATTACGACGGGATTGTATTCATAACGGAATTGGCGGACGCATACCTGCTGTTCGGAGATGAGTGGACTTTTTATGGAAAATTCCGTTTTTCATCCATGCTCAGAAAAAGGCCTGACGGCTGGCGCTTTATTTATCAGCATTTTTCCGTTCCCGATTCTAAAGCACAGGAGGGTGAAACAATAGGATTTGAACAGGTATCAAAGGAAAATCAGGAATTAAGGGATGCCATTAAAAGGCGAACCGCAGAGTTGGAAAACAAAAACCGAGAGCTGGAGATTGAAACAGCTCTGGAACGGGTTCGAGCCCGAACCATGGCGATGCAGCATTCCAATGAACTTACTGAAGCTTCCGAAATACTGGATGAGCAGGTTCGTGCACTGGGCATTCAGACCTGGGGCTGTGCATTTCATATTTATGCTAACGATCCGGACGGTGACTATGAATGGTTCAGCAGCCGCGAAGGGACTTTACCATTTTACAAAACACCACGTAAAAATTTCTTCCTTAAATTTTACGAAAAGGGTAAAGCCGGCGAAGCTTTTCATGTGGAAGAATTCATTGGAGAGGATTGCAAAGCACATTATGAATTCTTGATGACCATTCCTGTGATGGGTGATGCCCTGAGGGAAATTGTGGCTTCCGGTGGCCAATTGCCCGAGTCCCAATTTGACCATATTGCTTTTTTTAAGCATGGATTCCTCCTTTTTATTACCTACAAGCCGGTTCCTGAATCACATTCCATTTTCCAACGTTTCGCAAAAGTATTTGAGCAAACTTATACCCGTTTTCTCGATCTCCAAAAAGCAGAAGCACAGGCAAAAGAAGCAAAAATAGAAGCTGCCCTGGAAAGAGTGAGGAGCAGGACTATGGCCATGCAGCACAGTGATGAGTTACAGGAAGCTGCGATATTAATGTTCGATCAAATTGCAGGGTTGGATGTCAACTTAATAGGTTGCGGTTTTAATATCTGGGATGAGGATCAAAAATCTGCTACTGCCTGGATGTCTGGACTAAATCGTATTCAGTTGCCATTTAAGACATCAAGTTCAGAAGATATTTTCAAAAGGATTTATGAAGCTGCACAGCGGGGTGATACGCTATTTGTAGAAGAACAATCTGGAGAAGAACTGGAAGCTCACTATAAATACATGGCTTCTATTCCCGAGTTCCAGAAGATAATCGATAATCTTGCCGTTGAAGGACTTACAACCCCATCTTTCCAGGTGATGCACTGCGCTTTTTTTCAACAGGGTTATCTGATGTTTATCACGCCAGAACCAATGCTTGAAGCTAAGGAAGTATTTAAGCGATTCGCAAAAGTATTTGAGCAAACATATACCCGTTTTCTCGATCTTCAAAAAGCAGAAGCACAGGCCAGGGAAGCACAAATAGAAGCAGGATTAGAAAGAGTTCGTGCGAGAAGTATGGCGATGCAACGTACCGACGAACTTCAGGAAGCAGCCGAAGTACTTAATGATGAACTTATCCGGCTTGGCCTCAGGAAAATTAACCAATGTGGCTACGGCATTTACAATGAAGAAAAAGGTAATCAGGTATTATGGCTCACCAGACCCGGCGGAACTTCCCGGGAAAAATTTACACTGCCCATTCAGGGTGAAACCATTCTGAATGAGCGATACAATTCATGGAAACAAGGTGATCCCCTTTGTCACCAAAAAGTAACTAAAAAGCAATTCGAATCCCATCTCAATCTGGTTTTTGATCAGCTCGGATCAAAAGTGGCTCAGGACATAGCTCGAAAAGAGATGCCGGATAATCCCCATTTTTATTGCGCTAATTTTCGCGATGGATATCTGCACATTGTCGCAGATGAGGCACTGGATACAGAGCAAGAGCAAATCATGGTGAGGTTTGCCCGTGTATTTTCCCAGACTTATACCCGCTTCCTCGATCTCCAAAAAGCAGAAGCTCAGGCACGTGAAGCGCAGATAGAAGCGGGACTTGAAAGAGTTCGAAGCCGAACCATGGCTATGCAGAGCTCCGAAGAATTGGCAGACGTAGCCTTTGTACTCTTTGAACAACTAAGAGGCCTGGGTGGAAATCTTTGGGGTACCGGTTTTGGATTATGTAAGAAGGATAGCGATATGGATTCCTTCTGGTTTGCCAATGAGCATGGGGTTTTCCCGCCGGTGTCTATTCCAAACACTACAGATCCTGCTCATAAACAAATGTTTGAAGGATGGAAAGCCGGTAAAGATATCCTGACCATAGAGGCTGGCGGTAAGAAACTTAAAAGACATTATGAATACATGCTTTCTCTGCCGGAGGTTAAACCCTTTTTTCAAAAAATTATCGATGAAGGACTCACATTTCCAAAGTGGCAGCAGTGGAATGCCGCCTATTTCGAGCATGGATATTTGTTAATTATTAGTCTCGAACCCTATTCGAATGCGGAAGTTTTGGTACGGTTTGCCAAAGTATTTGATCAGACCTATACCCGCTTTCTCGATCTGAAAAAAGCCGAGGCACAGGCAAGAGAAGCAAAAATAGAAGCTGCCCTGGAAAGAGTGAGAGCCCGAACGATGGCTATGCACAAAAGTGCAGAGCTCAAGGAAGTCATACAGTTGATTTATGACCAATTTGGATTTTTAGGAATTAACATAGAACATACCGGATTCATTCTGGATTACAAGGAAAATGAAGATATGCACATCTGGCTGGCCGACCAGCAGAATATCCCTGCACAGGTCGTTATACCTTATTTTGATGCGCCCCACTGGAATAGTTTTAAAAAGGCTAAAGGAAAAGGAGAAAATTTTTTCGTGAATCATCACGATGCGGCAAAGACCAGAGATTTTTATCAGAAACTTTTTAAAGTTGTACCCGATTTTCCGGAGGAAGAAAAGGAATTTTACCTTAGCCGTCCAGGATTGGATATTTCTACCGTTCTAGGGGACAATATTGGGCTATATATTGAGCGTTTCTCTGGCAAATCCTTTTCCGACCAGGATAATTCGATATTGAGGCGTTTTGCAAAAGTCTTTGAACAAACCTATACCCGTTTTCTGGATCTCCAAAAAGCAGAAGCTCAGGCCCGGGAAGCAAAAATAGAAACAGCTCTAGAGAAAGTACGGTCCCGTTCACTGGCCATGCACAACAGCGATGAGCTGAATGAAGTGGTGAAGGTATTATTCGAAAAAATGACGGAGCTGGAGATTCCGTCCACTGCCGTCGGTATTCAAACGTTTTCGGAAGACTCTAAAGATATGCAGTGTTTTATTTGCGGAGATGTGGGTACCGGAATGGTCATCGATCAGTATCTGCTGCCCTATTTCGATCATCCTATCTTGAACGATTACCTCGAAGCATACGAAAAGAGTCCGGACTATTATGTGGGCACCTATTCGAAAAAAGAGAAAGACAGCCTTTACGAAGTGGTTTTAGACCTTCCTGAATTGAAGGATATACCGGCTGAGGTTAAAACCATGATAAGAGAAAGCGAATTCTATGAGATTACCATGGTGCCGGCTAAGAAATCGCTATTGGCCGTGAATGATTTTCAAGGAAATCCGCTATCGGAAAGTCAGATCAGCATTTTAAAACGATTTGCAAAGGTATTTGATCAGGCGTTCATCCGGTTTTTAGACCTTCAAAACGTTGAAGAACGAGCCCGGGAGGCACAAATCGAAGCAGCTCTGGAAAGAGTGAGGAGCAGGACTATGGCCATGCACAAAAGTGAAGAGTTGGCAGAAACTGCAGCTGTCCTTTTCGAACAGCTTCGTATTCTTGGCAATACACCAGAAAGGATCAATCTGGGCATTTTTAAAGAAGAGGAAAATCTCATTGAATGGTGGATCACCACCCAGGATGGTCTTCTAATAGAAAATAATTTTATCACCAAGTTTGACGATCATCCGGTCTTAATGGGAATGTTTAAAGCTTGGAAAGAGAAGAAAAAATCTAACGTAATAAAGCTTCAAGGGGAGGATGTGAAGGATTGGGTCCAATACATTACAAAAGTTTTGGGAATGCCCGTGTACCCGGAATTAGTTAAAGAACAAAGGGTACTATCCTCGGCATACTTCTCTCAAGGATTGATCGGTACAACCACATCAAACCCTTTGCAAATGGAAACAATTGGCCTGCTAGAGAGATTTGCAGCTGTATTCCAACAAACCTACACCCGTTTTCTTGATCTCCAAAAAGCAGAAGCTCAGGCAAAAGAAGCGAAAATAGAAACTGCCCTCGAAAAAATTCGCTCCCGTACCATGGGTATGCAGTCGAGTGAGGAACTGCCGGAAGTGGCAAACCTGCTATTCCTGGAAGTGCAGGATCTGGGCATTCCGGCCTGGAGTTGTGGGTACTGTATATTAATGGAAGATCGTGGGTCAAGCACATGCATCATGAGCAGTGAAGGGACACTTCAGAAACCATTTCTTCTTCGCCATACCGGAGAGGCTTCGTTTCTGGAATGGGATGGTTTTGTTCACAGTGACAAGACCTTTTTCACTCAGGAACTGGAGGGTGATGCTATTGAAAGTCACTACAACTACATGAAATCCCTGCCGCAGCTGAAACTTATTTTTCAAGAGCTTATAGACGCTGGATTATCTCTCCCAACTTATCAGATCAACCACCTCTGTAAATTCAGTCACGGATTTCTCTTGTTTATAACCTACGAGCCGGTTCCCGATGCTCACGATATTTTTAGACGCTTTACCAAAGTCTTTGACCAAACATATACCCGTTTTCTAGATCTCGAAAAAGCCGAAGCACGGGAAAAAGAGGCCGTAAAACAAGCCTCTCTGGACCGGGTGAGGGGAGAGATCGCTTCCATGCGAACAACTAAAGATCTTGAGCGAATAACCCCCGTTATCTGGAAAGAACTTACAGTGCTCGGGGTTCCATTTTTCAGGTGTGGGGTGTTCATAATTCGCGAAGATGAAGAAATGGTGCACGCCTACCTGTCTAAACCAGATGGTGCCTCTGTGGCAGCGATCCATATCCCTTTTGATGATAAGGATAATAAACTTATTGAGCCTATGATCCAAAACTGGCGCCAACAAAAGACCTTTAAAGAAAAATGGGACAGAAAACAATTCATTCAACAAACACGACTATTTGTAGATAAGGGCCAGATCGAAAATCCCCAATCTTATCCTATTGTAAATACACCACCAGAAAATCTGGTCTTACACCTGGTACCATTTAAACAGGGTATGCTCTATATAGGGCATGAAGAAGATTTAACAAAAGAGCAGATATCTCTTGTGGAAAGTCTGTCCAAAGCTTTTTCTGTAGCCTATTCCAGGTATGAAGATTTTAAGGCCTTAGAGAACACTAAAAATAGTCTGGAGCATACAATAAAAGATCTTAAGTCAACCCAGGCCCAACTAATTCAGGCTGAAAAAATGGCCAGCCTTGGTCAGCTCACTGCGGGCATTGCGCATGAAATCAAGAATCCGCTGAATTTCGTCAATAATTTTTCTGAAGTAAGTAAAGAACTTCTGGAAGAGATGAGTGAGGAGCTCAAAAATGGTAATTATGATCTTGTAGCTGAAATTGCGGGAGACGTCAATCAAAATCTCGAAAAGATCCTGCACCACGGCAAGCGAGCTGATGGCATTGTAAAAGGTATGCTTGAGCACAGCCGCAGCAGTAGTGGTAAAAAAGAAGAGATCAATGTAAACAGTTTCGTAGATGAGTATTTAAGACTGGCATATCATGGTTTACGGGCCAAGGACAAAAGTTTTAATGCCACCATGAAAACCGATTTTGATCCCAAAACCGGAAAAATTGAAGCGGTTCCGCAGGAACTGGGCCGCGTTATCCTGAATTTGGTAACCAATGCTTTTTATGCGGTGAGTGAAAAGAAAATCCTTTCAAAGGCTCAGAAGAATAATGAATATGAGCCAAGGGTTTGGATAAGTACAAGAAGAACCAAAGATCAAATAGAAATAAAGGTTCGCGATAACGGGATGGGAATTCCGGAAGAGATACGGGAAAAGATATTTCAGCCTTTTTTTACCACCAAACCAACCGGGGAAGGTACAGGTCTTGGGTTGTCACTTTCCTATGATATAGTAAAGGCGCATGGGGGAAAAATTGAAATTAAGAGTACCCCCGGGCAGGGTTCCACATTTATAATTCAACTGCCAAAATGA